From the Actinopolymorpha singaporensis genome, the window TCCTGCCCCGGCTCGTCCGGCTCCGGCTTCTGGTCCGGCTCCGGCTTCTGGTCCGGCTTCCGTTCCGGCTTGTGGTCCGGCATGGTCATCGGGACCACCTCCCCGCCACAGCGAAGACGTTGTCACCGTGTCAAGGTCAAGCGGGACCAACCGGGTACGCCCGAACGCCGGCCGGCCGCCGTGACCGGCCGTCGCCTCACGCACCGGGGTCGCCCGGCACGCAACAGGACACCGGTCCACCCAGATCCAGTCCAGCCGAGCGCGGGTGAGAGCGGTCGCCCGGCACCCACGGGGGCGCGACCGTCACCCCGGCGAGGTAGTGGCCGGGCGGTGCGGCGTCGGGGCGAACGACATGGCGCCTCCTCCGCCGAACAGCCACCGGGCCCACCGTCCGCGCGTAGCTCGCGCTGGCAGGTGAGGATCAGGACCAGCGGTCCCGCAGCTTCGGCAGTACGTCCCGGGTGAACAGCTCGAGGAACCGCCGCTGATCGTTGCCCGGCCCGTGGAAGACGAGCTCGGTGAAGCCGAGGTCGACGTACGGCGCGACCCGCTCGACCACCTCGTCGGCATCCGTGGTGACGATGAACCGCTTCGTCGCGATCAGCGGGTCCTCGTCGGCGAGGCGCTCCAGCTCCAGCGGGTCATCCACGCCCTGCTTCTGCTCCGCGCTCAGTCCCAGCGCCGCCCACCAGGTGCAGGCCTCCTTGGCGGCCTGCAGGTCGGTGTCGTACGACACCTTGATCTCGATCTGGTGCGGGAACTTCTCCGGGTCGCGGCCGGCCGCCCTGGCCGACTCGGCCACCTGGCCGAGGACGTTCTCGTACAGCTCCGGCGGCTTCCCGCTGGTGGCGATCACGCCGTCACCGATGCGGCCGGCGAGCTTGCCGGCCAGCGGGCCGCCCGCGGCGACGTAGATGGGCAGCGGCACGTCGGGGCGTTCGTACACCGAGGCCTTGTCGGTCCGGTAGTACTGGCCCTCGAACGTCACGCGGTCCTCGGTCCACAGCTTCCGGATCAGCGTCACGGCTTCGGCCAGGCGGGCCCGCCGCTCCTTGCCACCCGGCCACGCCGTGCCGGTGGCGGGTACTTCGTTCATCGCCTCGCCGGTGCCCACGCCGAGGAAGACCCGGCCGGGCGCGAGCTGGTCGATCGTCCCGAACCCCTGGGCGACCACGGACGGGTGGTAGCGCAGTATCGGGGTGAGCACGCTGGTCCCCATCGTGATGCGCTCCGAAGCCTGGGCGAGGGCACCGAGCCAGCTGAACACCAACGGCGCGTGCCCTCCGTGGTGGCGCCAGGGCTGGAAGTGGTCGGAGACCGCCACGATGTCCAGGCCGAGTCGCTCGGCCAGCAGTGCGTAGCCGAGTAGCTCACGGGTGCCGAACTGCTCCGCCGACGCCTTGTAGCCGTATTTCACTGCGCTCCC encodes:
- a CDS encoding TIGR03557 family F420-dependent LLM class oxidoreductase: MKYGYKASAEQFGTRELLGYALLAERLGLDIVAVSDHFQPWRHHGGHAPLVFSWLGALAQASERITMGTSVLTPILRYHPSVVAQGFGTIDQLAPGRVFLGVGTGEAMNEVPATGTAWPGGKERRARLAEAVTLIRKLWTEDRVTFEGQYYRTDKASVYERPDVPLPIYVAAGGPLAGKLAGRIGDGVIATSGKPPELYENVLGQVAESARAAGRDPEKFPHQIEIKVSYDTDLQAAKEACTWWAALGLSAEQKQGVDDPLELERLADEDPLIATKRFIVTTDADEVVERVAPYVDLGFTELVFHGPGNDQRRFLELFTRDVLPKLRDRWS